The DNA segment TTTGGAAAGGCGGCGAGCGTCCCCTTTCCGCCCTCACAAGGGGAGACGAGCTGATGATCCGTCTCCACATTCCTTCAGGAACGGCCCTCCGACTATGGGCCAATCTGACCCGGGTGCAGGGGTGGTGACACGAGTGATCCCGGGAGGCTATGAGCTGCGGACGGGCGGTCTGCACAACGCACCGAGGACTCTCCGATTAGAACTTGGGGAAGAGGTGTCGGTGGCCGATTGGCTTACTGAACGCCCGCGGGATGCATCTCCCCTTCGACTGGAGGAAGGGGATTTCGTGGATGTCATTGGAGAGCGGATCCCGGAGGGGATCCGGGGCACCCGCATCTGGGTGCATCCAGCCCGCCAAGTCGAGAGGAGCCCTTCCCCCACCGATTCCCCACCTGCGGCAGATCGTATCGAGGTCGGCCCGAATGGCTTGTGCTGGTATATCGATACGGGGTATGCAGGCTGGTTTGATTGCCCGACCGGCGCAGGCCGCTGCGGGACATGCAACCTCGCTCGCAGTGATCAGGCTGCCTGGCCTGCGATGGATACCTGTGGCTGTTGCACCTGGAACTGCTGCGATTGCTCTCGGAACTGTAAAAACCAGATTTACCTCGCTTGCGGCAAGGATGTGGTGGTCTATGACCAATGCAGCACTAAGGTGAGGACCGTCTATATCGCCAGCTGCGGACCTTGCCAGCGGGCGAATTGTATTTCAGATTGTGTTCCCAATCATCCAGACACGGATTTGTGTAATCGGTCCTGCGCAGACTGCCGAGGGGGTCGGGCGGCCATCATCGACCTGACCAAGCCCACCTTCGCCTACTTTTACGATCCTGTCCAGCGAGGGTGCTTCTCCTGCGAGGTGCGGGTGCTGGCGCAATGCTCATCGTGAGATCGTAAGATCTTAAGATATGGAGGAGACGATGATAGGAGGGATTCATCGACTTCGAGGGATGATGCGGGCGTGGGCCATCGGCCTGGCGATCCTCGGCGCAGGATGCGGGGAAGCCCACCCGACCCCCTCCTCTCTGGGGTCCCTTTCGTCTTCCCCGCTCCCCACGCCCATCCCGTCCGCTTCGCCTTCGCCCTCCCCTTCCCCCACCTCCGCTGCCACCCCCGGGCCGACCTTGCCCCCTGAGATCTATCCCTCTCCCCTCCCCCTGCGGCCCGGGGTGATCGTCTCCGGTGTCCAGGGATGCCCAAACCCCCAGGGCCTGGAAATCACCCCTCTCTCCAAGGAGGAAGCCCTGGCCGTGCTCCGGGCTGCCACCTCCGGCGACCCGGAGACGGTGCGGCAGGCCCACGATCCCTCCCATTGGGCACAGATCGACTGGGCCCGGCTGGCAACCCCGGCCACGCCTGCCCTGCCGGCGGAGGCACGGATCCCCCCGGAACGGGTGACCGATCCCCGGCCGGCGGGGGAGTCTCCGTATGGGGAATTGATCGCCAATATGTGCGGGCGGGAGGTGCTGGCCCGTTCATGGTGGGTGGTAGTATGCGCAGGGCCGTGTGCGGAGGCGCTGCAGGCGGCCCCCGCCCTGAATGCCCATTTCTTCCTGATCCGGCGGCAGGGTCGCTGGTTGATCTGGTGGGTTTATCCGTGAGGGGGAGCGGGAGGCTTTCGCCATTTGGGCGGCGGGCAGCTGGGGGTGCGATCGCTACGGGACTCCGAGGTCCAGGCGATGCGGAACCAGGCGAAGCCGGGCTGGCACTAAGAGCCGATGCTCCTGGAGATCGAAGGGGAACGGGCGCGGGTCTTCACGGGCCTGGCGATGCGGGCGCGCCGGCCTGCCGCCTGGAGGGGATTGAGGATCCGGAGCATCCCTCTCCGGCGGAGCAGGCCCGGTTCCCAGACCCGGGCCGCTGGCGCTGGAGCCCGCTGACCCTCGCCGGCCGGCCTATGCGGGGGATCCAGGGGCTGGGCCTTCCGGTTCTCCCCTGGCAGGTGCGCGCGGATGGGACCTCCCTGGAGGGAATCGTGTTGCTGAACCCGGAGAACGGGATGAGCCTTCAGGTCCTTATTGACCTGAGGGACGACGCCCACCGTCGGGCCCATCCGGATCAGACCCGGGATTTCCGGCTGCCCCCCGAGCTGATCCTCCGTCCCCACGTGGAAACAGCAGCCCTGGCGATCTGGGCCCCCTGCAGCGCGGCCCGGCTGCAGGAGCGACAGAAGGCGTTCCCCACGGACCACATCGACGGCTACCGGTTGCAGGTGGGCGCCGATGGACGGGTGCGACTGGAGGATGCCGAGCGCGGAAGACTGGATCTTCCAGAGTTGGACATGGGATCGGTCGGAATGGATCGGGCTGGCCATTGGGAGTGTCCTCGGGCAGCCGGCCCACCTCCCTTCCTGGCGGATCCTGGCCCGTCCGGGAACCCCCCTTCAGTCCTTCCCGCCCCTCCCCATCGCCCGTATTCCGGGGGACGGGGAAGCGGTGTGTGAGCTCTTCCCCTGGGGGACCAGCTCCCGATGGGTGCTGTGGTGCCCGGTGGAGATCCAGACGCCGGGGAGCAAACCGCTGTGGCAGTTCGGCGCCCTGATCGATGGAACTTCCGGACAGGTGATGAGCCTGGTGGAGCTGGGATTCCAGGATCCGCCCGCGGAATCCGCTGCGGTGCGGTTCGGACCGAGTCTCTCGCTTTCCCCGGACAGGCAGTGGCTGGCCGTAGGATTTCGGGACCTGGGGCCGGACGGCACGCTCCGGGAGGGCCGCAGCCTATATCTGCTGGATGGGGAGCGGCCGGGGTGGATGCGCCGCTGGGAGGGCCGACGCTGGATCGCATGGGAACCATCGGGAGGCGGCCTCGTGCTTTATCATGTGCAGCGGGGCCAGCTGGAATGGCTGCGGCTCCCACCGGATCCCTCCGCGGAGCCGGTGGCCCTGATGGATGCCGCCCCCACTGGTCCCATCGCCTTCCTCGCCCACGGCCTGGTGGCCGTGTCCCGCGCGAATCCGGCGGCGTTGTCGCTGTGGGATCGAGCGGGGCGCAAGCAAGGGGAGTGGGACCTCTCCGCGGTGGTGGAGCGGATCTACGGCCTGCTGGGGGAGGGGGAACGGGTGTGGATCGGGGCCTTCGAGCGGATGGCATCGGGGACGCCCTGTCGCTTCGCGCTTCTGGAGTTGCCGCTTGCAGGATCCCTCACCGATACCCCGTGAGGGGCTCGCTGGGCCTTTCGGCATTTGAGGTCGGGATGGGGAGGCGATGGATCGAGGCCGGAGCGGGGGATCCTGTCATCGCGCAGCGTGCTCCCCATCCGGTCCTTCCGGCGCTCGATCGAACCCACTGAGTCGGGAGATGGCGATGCGACGGATAGGGCGTTGGATCATCGGGATCGGATGGATGCTGATCCTGGGGTGTCGGGCGGGAACACCCGCGCCGATCCCATCGGGTCCCCCCACCCTTCGTGCTCCCCTCCCGCCTTCCCCGACGTGGACTCTCTGGCCCTCCCCGACGCCGGCCTGTCCGAGCGGGGCCGAGGTGTCCGCCGCGCCCTCATTCCCTGACCCGGCTGGCTGGTCCTGGCAGGCCGAGAGGCGGGCCGGAGGGGTCCTGCGCCGGCTGACGCCGGGGGCCCCGGCGCCTCTTTACCTGCTTCCCTTTGACCGCTCCCCGGACGGCCGCTTCCTGGACGTCTGGGTTGTCCGCTGGATCGGCCAGGGGTGCACCTCGATGCGGATGATCCTGGATCGGAAGGGAGATGCCCATCGGCGCAGCCCCGCGGTTTTCCCCTTCTGCTTCATCCCGGACGTCCGGTGGATCGGGCCGCGGGATCGGCCCACGCGGGCTCCGGATGGGCGGTGGGTGGCAGCGACGGCGGAGGGATCGGTGGTGACGTGGCGCGCAGGAGAGGACCTGAGGAACCTGAACGCGCCGGCGTCGATGGTCTGGGCCGGCTACGCCGGTGGCGGGATGGTGGTGGCCCTGGATGCCGATGGCGGGGTATGGCGGGGATCGCTGGGAGGAGAGCGATGGGAGCCGGTGAGGGACCCGCAGGGGACGCCTCTCCGGGCGGGGTGGCTGGCGGTGGGGACGGAGAGCCCGTGGGCGGTAGCCCTGCAAGCGGAGACGGTGGTGCGGCTTCCCACCCCCACGCCCCGACCGCCCCGGGCCGAGCCCTCGCCGCCTCCCCGGAGGCGGCCTCCCACCCCGGTTCCCGAGGTGCCGGAGGCTTTTGACGAGGTGAGGATCTGGCGGATCCCCCTGGAATGGGGGACGCCGGCGGCAGGGCCGGTTCACTACCGACGGGTGGTGGTCGGGACGGACGCGTTGCTGCCGTATGGCGCGATCGTGGTGGGGCAAGGACGCTGGGTGCTGGAGGGCGCGCCGGTCATTTTAGAGCAGGGGCCGGACGGCAGCATCCGGCTGGCCTCCCTGGGGCAGGTGGTGGAGATCCGCAGCGGGCGGGTTCTGGATGGGACGGCCCTGGGGTGGGGGCCGGAGGAGGTCCCGGTGAATTGGGAGGTGTCCTGGGATGGACGGTGGATCGGGGCGGCGATCTTCGACCGGACCGCGGGGCGGATCACCGGGGTGTGGGTGGCCCCGGCCGCGGAGTTGGATTTAGGGAAAGGATGGCGGTTCCCGGGCTGGACCGAACTCTGGCGGCCAGGCTGGGCGCCGGGGGGAAGCGGGTTTGTGGTGGCGCGGGAAGGGCCGGCCGGCTGGGAGGTGGGCTGGCTGCCGCTGCCGCCGGATGCCGAAGGAGTGCGACCCCTGTCCGGCCTGATCCCTGGCTCGATTGGGATCCGAGGAGCGGAGGTGTGGGGGGCCAGGGAGGTCAACCCGGCGCAGGTGATGGCGGTGGATCGGACGGGACGGGCGCGCGAAGTGGTGACGCTTTCTGGATCCGCCCGCGTGTGGGGAGGCTGGGATGCGGGGGAGGCGATGGTCCTCGTGGTGGAGGAGCGAGGAGGGGAGGGTTGTCGTAACACCCTGATGGAATGGCTTCCTACCCCCTGATCGGAAGGGGGAGCCCTCCGCCTCCGCTCCCTGCAACGGATGGCGGCGCTCCCGCCCGGTTGGGCCTCGATGGCCGCACCGGCGGGGCCGGATCTTCGACCTCCGCTCGGCGATCCGGTTCCCGGCCGAGATCGGGATGAACGAAAGCGGGAGGATCCGAGTCCGCGGCTTCTTCAACGGCTTCCGGCGGCTTCGGGCAGCCCGGCCCAGCGTCGGAGGACGCGTTCCAGATCCTGGGGCCAGGATGGGCGACGGGGGAGGCGCACCGCGCCGTCGGCGACCCAGCCCCCCAGTTCCCGGATGAGCCCATCGGCCCCCGCCGGGGCCGGCCGCAGGACCAGGGTCCGCCCCTCCCCATGGATCCGTTCGATCCCCGCCCGGGCGGCCAGGATCTTGAGGCGCAGTTGCTGAAGGAGGTTGCGGGCTTCCTCCGGGAGGGGGCCGAATCGATCCTCCAGCTCCCGGGCCATCTCGGCCACCCCCTCCAGGGTCTGGATCCCGGCCATCCGGCGGTAGAGCTGCAGCCGCAGGGCGGGATCGGGGACGTAATCCTCCGGCAGGCCGATGGGCCATGGGAGGTTGAGGGTCACCCCCTCCGAGGTCGGCGGTGGCGGCGCTCCTTCCCGCTCCGCCCGAAGCTCGGCGATGGCCCGGTTCAGCATCTTCATGTAGAGGTCGAAGCCTACCGCCGCGATGTGTCCGTGCTGACGGGTGCCCAGGATCTCCCCTGCGCCCCGCACCTCCAGATCCCGCATCGCCAGCTGGAAGCCGCCCCCCAGCCCGGGGATCTCGTAGAGGGCTGCCAGCCGTTCCCGGGCTTCCGCGGCGAGCGGGATCTTCGGATCATAGAGGAAATAGGCGTAGCCCTGCAGCACGCTGCGGCCCACCCGCCCCCGCAGCTGGTAGAGCTGGGCCAGCCCGAAGAGGTCCGCCCGGATTACGATCATCGTGTTGGCGTTGGGGATGTCCAGGCCGCTGCTGATGATGTCGGTGGCCACCAGCACGTCGATCTCCCCCCGCGTGAAGGCCATCATGGTCTTCTCCAGCTGCCGGGGCGGCATCTGGCCGTGGGCCATGCCGAAGCGGGCCCCCGGCACCAGGGCCTCCAGCCGCTCCTTCCAGGCCTCCAGGCCGTGCACCCGGTTGTAGACCACGAAGACCTGCCCCCCGCGATCCAGCTCCCGCATGATCGCCGAGCGCACCAGGCGATCATCGTAGGGCCCCACATAGACCTGCACCGGCAGCCGTTCCTCCGGCGGCGTCTGGATCAGGCTGATGTCCCGCAGCCCGCTCAGGGCCAGATAGAGGGTGCGGGGGATCGGCGTCGCCGTGAGGGTGAGCACATCCACCTCCGCCCGGAGGCGCTTGAAGTGCTCCTTGTGCATCACGCCGAAGCGCTGCTCCTCATCGATGATCACCAACCCCAGGTCCTTGAACACCACGTCCGGCTGGAGCAGACGATGGGTGCCGATGAGGATGTCGATCTCCCCCTCCCGGAGCCGGCGCAGGATCTCCGCCTGCTCCTTCGGCGAGCGGAGCCGGGTGAGGACCTCCACCACCACCGGGAAGGGGGCCAGGCGGGCGCGGAAGGTCTCGTAGTGCTGGTGGGCCAGGATGGTCGTGGGGGCCAGCATGGCCACCTGCTTGCCGTCCATCACCGCCTTGAAGGCCGCCCGCAGGGCCACCTCGGTTTTCCCGAACCCCGCGTCCCCGCACAGCAATCGATCCATGGGCCGCGGCCGCTCCATATCCGCCTTGACCTCCTCAATGGCCCGGAGCTGATCCTCCGTCTCGATGAAGGGGAAGGAAGCCTCCAACTCCCGCTGCCATGGCGTGTCCGGCGAGAAGGCGTGGCCCCGGGCCACCTCGCGTCGGGCGTAAAGCTCCAGCAATTCGCGGGCCACCTCGGCCGCCGCCTGTCGTGCCCGCGCCCGCGCCTGAGCCCAGTCCCCGCTCCCCAGAGGGTGGATCTCCGGGGGCTGATCCGTCGGGCCCACATACCGGCTGACCCGATCCGCCTGATCCACCGGCACATACAGCCGATCGTTGCCGGCATAGCGCACCACCAGATACTCCCGCTCCACGCCGTCCAGGTTCAGGCGGACCAGGCCCTCGAAGATGCCGATGCCGAAATCCTCGTGGACGACATAATCGCCTTCCCGGAGCTCCCGGATCCATTCGGGGGGCGGGCCTCGCCGGGCGCGCCGGCGCCAGGGGAGGGGACGAAACACCCCGAAGAGCTCGGCGTCGGTGAGCAGGGCGAAGCGCCGCCCATCCCGGGATCGGAACAGCAAGCCTCCGCTCAGCGCCCCGTTGAGGAAGTAGATCCGCCGGGGGAGGGGCGGGGCTTCCAGGGCCGGGATGCTGCAGGCCGCTTCTTCCATTCCATGGGCGTGATCGGACCAGACCTGCGCCAGCCGGGCGGCCTGGCGGCTGACCACCACCACGGCCTCGCCCAGATGCAGGCGCCGGCTCAGGTCCTCCAGGATGCGCTGGAGCTGCCCGCCGAAGCGGGGCGGAGCTTCCATGGGCAGAGAGGGGAACCCGCCCCCTTCCGGGATCGCCGTGATCTGAAGCTGCGGGCGCCGATTCCGATGAGCCTCCCAGCTCCTCCGGTCGACAAAAGGATCGGGATAATCCGGGGGGAGGAACCCCGCGCTCTCCGCGCGGGCCCGCAGCGCTGTGGCTTCCTCCATCAGCTCGTTCCACGCCGCCTGGATGTCTGCCTCGTCCAGGAGAAGCACCCATCCGTCCTCGGGAAGATATGCGAGGGGAGTGGTGGAATCGGCATAAAAATAGGGGAGGTAAAACTCCAGCATCGGGAAAGGAACGCCGCGGGCCAGGGCCTGACGTTCCCGCTCGAGGGCTTCCGCCTCCGCGGGGGCCTCCACGGATGGCTGCCAGGCGGCCAGCCGCTCCGCGATCGCCGGGCCGTAGGACGGCAGCGCCTCCCGGGCCGGCAGGATGCGAACCTGCTCGATCGGCCGGAGCGTCCGCTGCGTGACGGGATCGAAGGCGCGCATGGTGGCGATGCGGTCCGCTTCCCACTCGATCCGGATCGGCTCCGAAACCGTCGAGGGGAAGAGATCCACGATCCCCCCGCGGCGGGCGAACTGCCCGGGCTGGGTGACGACGGTGACCGGCTCATACCCGGCCTCCAGGAGATACCGGAGGAAGCCCTCCATCGGAAGCTCCTGGCCGGCCCGCAGGATCCGGCGCAGGCGGTGGAAAAGCCGTGGCGGCAGCGTGCGGAGGAGCAGGGCGCGGATGGAGGCCACCACCACCGGCGCAGGATCCCCGTTCAGACCCGCCAGGGCGGCCAGGGCGGCCAGGCGCTCCGCGCGGATCTCCGGAGGCCACGGCGCCCGCTCGTAAGGGAGCGCCGGGGGCTCCGGCAACCGGTGGATCCGCTCCACCCCCAGCCAGAGGGCCAGGTCCTGGGCCATCCGCTGGGCCCCTTCTGCGGTCCCCGCTACAATCAACATCGGCCGCAAAGCCCGCCGGGCCAGCCCGGCGATCCAGAACGACCACGCCCACCGGGGAAGCGCCATCTGGATGCGCCTTCCCATGGCTAAGGCTTCAACGGTCTGGGAAAGGAGAGGCTCTGCTTCCAGAAATTCCAGCAAACCGCTCAGCGGTCCCATGGTCCCGTGTCGGATCTCTTTCCCTTGACAGGTTTGTTCCATTGTGTTATTGTAGGGCCGGTCCCTGATTCACTTCCTGGCTCATTTTACGACGGGCTGATCCTATGGCAGGTGAGGGGCATTCCTTCTCCATCCCGCCTCAGGAGCGCTCGAGCTCCGGCTGGAGTTCGAGCATATCCTTCCCTCTGCTCTCCACGGTCTCTCTTCTGAGAGCGCTCTGATTTCGATCGAGGCTCCATGAGCGGGCCCGTCCTTTCCCCTGTGACCTTTTTCCTAAATTTGGCGCTTGCCTCTTTCCTTATCATAGGGCATGAGGAAGCTTGCCCCCTTAGCTCAAAGGGAAAGAGCGGCCGCCTTCTAAGCGGCGGGATCCGGGTTCGAATCCCGGAGGGGGCGCTCCGAGGGCCGGCGCGATCGCGCCGGCCCTGTTTGTTTCGGCGTAGGGATCCATCCCCCGTATATATGGTGGTGGGGCATTCACCGGTCGAGGCGGAAACCCAACTGACCGGGTTGTCCGGCCGGGCTGTCGCTTGTAGGTGGGTCTTCAGAAGACTACGCGCCGGGGAGTCCCTTACCGGGCGTTCTCCTCCTTATGCCCGACCACCCAGAGGCGAAAGGATCGCCGATCCACCGATTCCTGCGCTGACAGTCCAGCCGTTTCCATCAGCTCCCGAATGCGCTCCCCGCTCAGGAACCGGCTGCGCAGGCCGATCAGCCGTTCAAGCAGCGCGATTCCCTTAACCGGCCAGCGTCGGATATCCGGCTCTTCGATCACCAGCCGGCCTCCCGGCCGGAGCACCCGGGCGGCCTCCTGGATGGCGGCCGCTGCATCAATAAAATGATGTAGGGCGTCGACGATGACGATCCGGTCGAAGGCTCCATCTGCGAACGGAAGGCGCTCGGCGAGGGCCTGAACCGGGATCAGTTTCGGGCGCTGTCGAGCTACCTGGAGCATTCCCCAGGCTGCGTCGGCCACGATCGTCAAGCCGGCCATCTCCCGAAAGGCGAAGGCCACCCGCCCGGTCCCTCCGCCGAGATCCAGCAGTCGTCCTCCGGTCGGAGGATCCAGATAATCTCGAAGTGGTGCGGGATCCAGGAACCGGGTGGCCGCATCATAGAACGGCGCGATATGCTCGAAAAGCCAGTTGGAGCCCATCGCGATTCCATGCCTCCCCTGTATAGGATAAGGCTTGCGCAGCCGGGCTTTCTACATAGGAGCCCCCGGAAGGAAACCGGCTGCATCACTCCCGCCGGAGTTTCGCTGTGGATTTTCCTCCTGGAGGCTCTGGAAGTCGAGCGGATCGCTGCAGGCGACCCGCTCGACGCCGGGGGCGGGCGACCTTGCCGTCTGCCCTGTCATCCCATCGGTGGCCTTCCTCGGCCGGGCAACGCCCGATCCGTTTTCGAAAGGAGGCTTTTGTGGAGCGCTTCGACTGGGAGGAGGCGTTGAAGGCCTATCAAGAGGATCGGACATCCGGGGCGATGGCGCTGGCAGTTCGGGCGGCTCGGATTGTGGAGGAATGGGCCCGGATCGCTCCGGTGGATCGGGTAGAGGATTTCCGCTCAGCGCTGGAGGGATTGCTACATACCCTCATTCAGGCACATCCTGACATGGCACCTCCCCGGCATCTGGCGGAAGCCGCCCGTCAGGCCATCCGGGAGGCTTCCCGTTTACCAGCGGCTCGAGCGGATCTGATCTCTGCGCTGCAGAAGTTCCGACGCCGGCTGGAAGTCCATGAGCGGGCTGCTGCCCGGCACGCCGCTGCATTGCTTCGCTCCGCCCGGACGATCCTGACCCATTCCCGGAGCGGCCTGGTGGCTCGGGCGCTGGCGTTCACAGCGGAGAAGGGCCGCTATCTTCAGGTGATTTGTCCGGTGGCCGAGCCCGGAGGGGAAGGGCGGCGGATGTCCGAGGAGGTGGCGGCGATGGGCCACACGGCGATCCTCCTTCCGGATCTCGCCGCGATGGGCTGGCTTCCGCACGTGGATCTGGTCATGGTCGGGGCGGATGCATGGGACGAGGATGGGATCGTGAACAAAGTGGGGACCCTGGCTTTGGCGGTCCTGGCCCGGGCGTTCCGACGCCCCTTTTTCGTCGTGGCGATTTCGGAGAAACGATGGCCGGCCGGGATCGGCCCCCATCCTGCCCGGGCCCAGCGCTTTCCTCCGCTCACCGGTGAGGAGACCCCATGGTTCGAATTCGTTCCGCGATCGTATCTCACCGGCTTGATCCTGGAGGACGGATTGTCTCTGACGGCGTAGCTTCCTGGTTGCCGGGGTCTGGGAAGGCTCGCAAGGCCCCTCCGACGATCTCCCCCCATGACCAAAGTCCCAGGGGCGAGCCTGCGCCCCTTCCTTAGCATGGAAGCGACATCCTTCATCTTCTCTGTCCATTTGGTTCACGGCCATCCAGGTTGTATAAGCGGTCCCCTCATCTATGAGAGGATAAAGGAAGGCCCCTCACCTCGGATCGATCGGGAGACCAGAT comes from the Thermoflexus sp. genome and includes:
- the mfd gene encoding transcription-repair coupling factor — its product is MGRRIQMALPRWAWSFWIAGLARRALRPMLIVAGTAEGAQRMAQDLALWLGVERIHRLPEPPALPYERAPWPPEIRAERLAALAALAGLNGDPAPVVVASIRALLLRTLPPRLFHRLRRILRAGQELPMEGFLRYLLEAGYEPVTVVTQPGQFARRGGIVDLFPSTVSEPIRIEWEADRIATMRAFDPVTQRTLRPIEQVRILPAREALPSYGPAIAERLAAWQPSVEAPAEAEALERERQALARGVPFPMLEFYLPYFYADSTTPLAYLPEDGWVLLLDEADIQAAWNELMEEATALRARAESAGFLPPDYPDPFVDRRSWEAHRNRRPQLQITAIPEGGGFPSLPMEAPPRFGGQLQRILEDLSRRLHLGEAVVVVSRQAARLAQVWSDHAHGMEEAACSIPALEAPPLPRRIYFLNGALSGGLLFRSRDGRRFALLTDAELFGVFRPLPWRRRARRGPPPEWIRELREGDYVVHEDFGIGIFEGLVRLNLDGVEREYLVVRYAGNDRLYVPVDQADRVSRYVGPTDQPPEIHPLGSGDWAQARARARQAAAEVARELLELYARREVARGHAFSPDTPWQRELEASFPFIETEDQLRAIEEVKADMERPRPMDRLLCGDAGFGKTEVALRAAFKAVMDGKQVAMLAPTTILAHQHYETFRARLAPFPVVVEVLTRLRSPKEQAEILRRLREGEIDILIGTHRLLQPDVVFKDLGLVIIDEEQRFGVMHKEHFKRLRAEVDVLTLTATPIPRTLYLALSGLRDISLIQTPPEERLPVQVYVGPYDDRLVRSAIMRELDRGGQVFVVYNRVHGLEAWKERLEALVPGARFGMAHGQMPPRQLEKTMMAFTRGEIDVLVATDIISSGLDIPNANTMIVIRADLFGLAQLYQLRGRVGRSVLQGYAYFLYDPKIPLAAEARERLAALYEIPGLGGGFQLAMRDLEVRGAGEILGTRQHGHIAAVGFDLYMKMLNRAIAELRAEREGAPPPPTSEGVTLNLPWPIGLPEDYVPDPALRLQLYRRMAGIQTLEGVAEMARELEDRFGPLPEEARNLLQQLRLKILAARAGIERIHGEGRTLVLRPAPAGADGLIRELGGWVADGAVRLPRRPSWPQDLERVLRRWAGLPEAAGSR
- a CDS encoding class I SAM-dependent methyltransferase, with the translated sequence MGSNWLFEHIAPFYDAATRFLDPAPLRDYLDPPTGGRLLDLGGGTGRVAFAFREMAGLTIVADAAWGMLQVARQRPKLIPVQALAERLPFADGAFDRIVIVDALHHFIDAAAAIQEAARVLRPGGRLVIEEPDIRRWPVKGIALLERLIGLRSRFLSGERIRELMETAGLSAQESVDRRSFRLWVVGHKEENAR